Proteins from a single region of Oryza brachyantha chromosome 6, ObraRS2, whole genome shotgun sequence:
- the LOC102718089 gene encoding peroxidase 11 produces the protein MAVATGVLCSRAFALCMACVLLAVPLLVAQDHSNLSLEHYSKTCPNYEHVVRTEMECAVRADPRNAALMLRLHFHDCFVQGCDGSVLLDDTATLIGEKKAEQNVNSLKGFELADKIKQKLEAECPGTVSCADMLAIAARDAVVLVGGPYWDVPVGRLDSKKASLELANRDIPTAQQGLVTLISKFWEKGLDATDMVALVGSHTIGFARCANFRDRIYGDYEMTTKYSPASQPYLSKLKDVCPQDGGDDNISAMDSHTAAAFDNAYFETLVNGEGLLNSDQEMWSSVLGYSTADTVSKYWADSAAFFKQFSDSMVKMGNITNPAGGEVRKNCRFVNT, from the exons ATGGCAGTGGCTACAGGTGTTCTGTGCTCCAGGGCGTTCGCTCTCTGCATGGCTTGTGTTCTCCTGGCCGTGCCATTGCTGGTGGCTCAGGATCATTCGAATCTGAGCTTGGAGCACTACTCAAAGACATGCCCCAACTATGAGCATGTCGTCCGGACTGAGATGGAATGTGCAGTTCGTGCCGACCCTCGCAATGCTGCTCTGATGCTTCGCCTCCATTTCCATGACTGTTTCGTCCAG GGTTGCGATGGATCAGTGCTGCTCGACGACACTGCGACCTTGATCGGAGAGAAGAAGGCAGAACAGAATGTGAACTCGCTGAAGGGATTCGAGCTGGCCGATAAGATCAAGCAGAAGCTGGAAGCTGAGTGCCCTGGAACAGTTTCCTGCGCGGACATGCTTGCCATTGCAGCGAGGGACGCGGTTGTCCTG GTTGGCGGGCCTTACTGGGATGTCCCAGTTGGAAGATTGGACTCCAAGAAGGCAAGCCTGGAACTAGCAAACAGGGACATCCCCACTGCTCAGCAGGGCCTCGTCACCCTCATTTCCAAGTTCTGGGAGAAGGGCCTTGATGCTACTGACATGGTAGCCCTTGTCG gATCACACACGATCGGATTTGCCCGGTGTGCCAACTTCCGGGACAGGATCTACGGCGACTACGAGATGACGACCAAGTACAGCCCGGCGTCGCAGCCGTACCTGAGCAAGCTGAAGGACGTGTGCCCccaggacggcggcgacgacaacaTCAGCGCCATGGACAgccacaccgccgccgccttcgacAACGCCTACTTCGAGACGCTCGTCAACGGCGAGGGCCTCCTCAACTCCGACCAGGAGATGTGGTCCAGCGTCCTCGGCTACTCCACCGCCGACACCGTCAGCAAGTACTGGGCCGACTCCGCCGCCTTCTTCAAGCAGTTCTCCGACTCCATGGTGAAGATGGGCAACATCACCaaccccgccggcggcgaggtcagGAAGAACTGCAGGTTCGTCAACACATGA
- the LOC102705824 gene encoding LRR receptor kinase SERL2 — protein MDPPFFFLLLLLLLLLSSPSAALLSAKGVNTEVQALIVIKNLLRDPHGVLKSWDQNSVDPCSWAMITCSPESLVTGLEAPSQHLSGLLAPSIGNLTNLETVLLQNNNITGPIPAEIGRLASLKTLDLSSNQFYGEIPNSVGHLESLQYLRLNNNTLSGPFPSASANLSHLVFLDLSYNNLSGPIPGSLARTYNIVGNPLICDANREQDCYGTAPMPISYSLNGSQAGALPPARTKGRKFAVAFGSTAGVMGFLLLAAGFLFWWRHRRNRQILFDVDDQHLENVNLGNVKRFHFRELQAATDSFSSKNILGKGGFGNVYRGQLPDGTRVAVKRLKDGNAAGGEAQFQTEVEMISLALHRNLLRLYGFCMTATERLLVYPYMSNGSVASRLKAKPALEWATRKRIAVGAARGLLYLHEQCDPKIIHRDVKAANVLLDDGCEAVVGDFGLAKLLDHRESHVTTAVRGTVGHIAPEYLSTGQSSDKTDVFGFGILLLELVTGQTALEFGKSSNTKGAMLDWVKKMHEEKKLEVLVDKGLRRGYDQVELEEMVQVALLCTQYLPAHRPRMSDVVRMLEGDGLADRWEASHSHSLPDHRSSSSSSSLHPPPPPPPDFAASSFGRCFSDLTDDSSLLVQAVELSGPR, from the exons ATGGATCcacccttcttcttcctcctattgctgctgctgctgctgctgtcctCCCCTTCGgccgccctcctctccgcCAAGGGCGTCAACACCGAAG TGCAAGCTCTGATTGTGATCAAGAACCTGCTCAGGGATCCCCATGGCGTGCTCAAGAGCTGGGACCAGAACTCCGTCGATCCCTGCAGCTGGGCCATGATCACCTGCTCGCCGGAGTCCCTCGTCACCGGCCT GGAAGCTCCAAGCCAGCATCTTTCTGGCCTGCTCGCCCCAAGCATCGGCAACCTGACCAATCTTGAGACTGT TCTCCTGCAGAACAACAACATAACTGGGCCAATCCCGGCAGAGATCGGCAGGCTGGCAAGCCTCAAGACTCTTGACCTCTCCAGCAACCAATTCTATGGCGAAATCCCCAACTCTGTGGGCCACCTCGAGAGCCTCCAGTACTT GAGGCTCAACAACAACACCCTGTCTGGCCCATTCCCTTCTGCATCAGCTAACCTGTCACACCTTGTTTTCCT AGATTTGTCGTATAACAACCTGAGTGGCCCGATTCCGGGATCATTGGCAAGAACATACAA CATAGTGGGGAATCCCCTCATCTGCGACGCCAACCGGGAGCAAGACTGCTACGGGACAGCGCCGATGCCAATCTCCTACAGCCTGAACGGCTCGCAGGCCGGCGCTCTGCCGCCGGCGAGAACGAAGGGCCGCAAGTTCGCCGTCGCGTTCGGCTCCACGGCCGGCGTCAtgggcttcctcctcctcgccgccgggttCCTGTTCTggtggcgccaccgccgcaaccgccagATCCTCTTCGACGTCGACG ACCAGCACCTGGAGAACGTCAACCTTGGGAACGTGAAGAGGTTCCATTTCAGGGAGCtgcaggcggcgacggacaGCTTCAGCAGCAAGAACATCCTGGGCAAGGGCGGGTTCGGCAACGTGTACAGGGGGCAGCTCCCCGACGGGACGCGGGTCGCCGTGAAGCGGCTCAAGGACGGcaacgccgccggcggcgaggcgcagTTCCAGACGGAGGTGGAGATGATCAGCCTGGCGCTCCACCGCAACCTCCTCCGCCTCTACGGTTTCTGCATGACCGCCACCGAGCGCCTCCTCGTCTACCCCTACATGTCCAACGGCAGCGTCGCGTCCAGGCTGAAAG CGAAGCCGGCGCTGGAGTGGGCGACGAGGAAGAGGATCGCGGTGGGGGCGGCGAGGGGGCTGCTGTACCTGCACGAGCAGTGCGACCCGAAGATCATCCACAGGGACGTGAAGGCGGCGAACGTGCTGCTGGACGACGGCTGCGAGGCCGTCGTCGGCGACTTCGGGCTGGCCAAGCTGCTGGACCACCGGGAGTCGCacgtgacgacggcggtgcGGGGCACCGTCGGCCACATCGCGCCGGAGTACCTGTCGACGGGGCAGTCGTCGGACAAGACCGACGTGTTCGGCTTCGGCATCCTGCTGCTGGAGCTCGTCACCGGCCAGACCGCGCTCGAGTTCGGCAAGTCCTCCAACACCAAGGGCGCCATGCTTGACTGG gtgAAGAAGATGCACGAGGAGAAGAAGCTGGAGGTGCTGGTGGACAAGGGGCTCCGGCGCGGCTACGACCAGGTGGAGCTGGAGGAGATGGTGCAGGTGGCGCTGCTCTGCACCCAGTACCTCCCCGCCCACCGCCCCCGCATGTCCGACGTCGTCCGCATGCTCGAGGGCGACGGCCTTGCCGACCGCTGGGAGGCCTCTCACTCGCACTCGCTGCCCGACCACAGgtcctcctcgtcttcctcctcgctccacccgccgccgccgccgccgccggacttcgccgcctcctccttcgGCCGCTGCTTCTCCGACCTCACCGACGACTCCTCCCTGCTCGTCCAGGCCGTCGAGCTCTCCGGTCCCAGATGA